The following are encoded together in the Monodelphis domestica isolate mMonDom1 chromosome 5, mMonDom1.pri, whole genome shotgun sequence genome:
- the LOC103103928 gene encoding RWD domain-containing protein 4-like, whose amino-acid sequence MNAFFNNTMSSAVKQRILAKFQEEVKVNLGTAMTYTLFEYAKDNKEQFMENHHPVHSVTSINNIISVETPNTTPSSKKKDKKEQLSKTQKWKLADKTDHKGELSRGWNWVDVVKHLSKIGSKDDE is encoded by the coding sequence ATGAATGCTTTTTTCAACAACACCATGTCATCAGCCGTAAAGCAAAGAATTCTGGCTAAATTTCAGGAAGAAGTTAAAGTTAATCTTGGAACTGCTATGACATATACATTGTTTGAATATGCCAAGGACAATAAAGAGCAATTCATGGAGAATCATCATCCTGTCCATTCTGTGACATCAATAAACAATATTATTTCAGTTGAAACTCCTAATACAACTCCCTCaagtaagaaaaaagataaaaaagaacagCTTTCAAAAACCCAGAAATGGAAACTAGCAGACAAAACAGATCACAAAGGTGAACTTTCACGAGGCTGGAACTGGGTTGATGTAGTTAAGCATTTAAGCAAAATTGGTTCTAAAGATGATGAATAA